The following coding sequences lie in one Natrarchaeobius halalkaliphilus genomic window:
- a CDS encoding DUF7553 family protein, with product MTREHLAEAATSIQSASDAADDDETIERLRNQSEQFSTLADADRGPDHGKLARHEHVLTEIADGESSDVASHVERALESIHAYRETLEGV from the coding sequence ATGACGCGCGAACACCTCGCGGAGGCGGCAACCTCGATCCAGAGCGCTTCGGACGCGGCCGATGACGACGAGACGATCGAACGACTCCGGAACCAGTCGGAACAGTTCTCGACGCTCGCGGACGCCGACCGCGGCCCCGACCACGGGAAGCTCGCCCGTCACGAACACGTTCTCACCGAAATCGCAGACGGCGAGAGTAGCGACGTCGCCAGTCACGTCGAGCGCGCACTCGAGTCGATCCACGCCTACCGGGAGACGCTCGAGGGCGTCTGA
- a CDS encoding rubrerythrin family protein encodes MTSSDAFLETVREENQTPLSRLGSSKSLYADTGGDIDTEPVLEATADAEHAAWQTFLSWADSEEYEAARDAFETTAEEEREHFEAVVDHLGDDDYEPQAVPALHDYLRSLGSTPERVGAFVGRILASKRSKEQVVGYFVGDADPQTASVFRGFGSDLDDQLERATDLLSAVCESDDDRERALEAATGAIEAAYGEYVENLEAMGANPKPVC; translated from the coding sequence ATGACCAGTTCCGACGCGTTTCTCGAGACCGTTCGAGAGGAAAATCAGACGCCGCTTTCGCGCCTCGGCTCTTCGAAGTCACTCTACGCCGACACCGGCGGCGACATCGATACCGAACCGGTGCTCGAGGCGACGGCAGACGCCGAACACGCCGCCTGGCAGACCTTCCTCTCGTGGGCCGACAGCGAAGAGTACGAGGCCGCTCGAGACGCGTTCGAAACCACCGCCGAAGAGGAACGCGAGCACTTCGAAGCGGTCGTCGACCACCTCGGTGATGACGACTACGAGCCCCAGGCGGTACCGGCACTCCACGACTACTTGCGGAGCCTCGGGTCCACGCCCGAACGGGTCGGCGCGTTCGTCGGACGGATCCTCGCGAGCAAGCGCTCGAAAGAACAGGTCGTCGGCTACTTCGTCGGTGATGCGGACCCACAGACAGCGAGCGTTTTCCGCGGGTTCGGTTCGGACCTCGACGACCAACTCGAGCGCGCGACGGATCTCCTCTCGGCAGTCTGTGAGAGCGACGACGACCGCGAGCGCGCCCTAGAAGCCGCAACGGGTGCGATCGAAGCCGCCTACGGCGAGTACGTCGAGAACCTGGAAGCGATGGGCGCGAACCCGAAGCCGGTCTGTTGA
- a CDS encoding universal stress protein — MAILVAYDGSEPAQEAVEHAVRNYPGEEIVLLRVVEAAGGSTGAGMNLAREFLKERRTEISESIDEDVAEIAADDDVEFRTETAVGDPARAIVSFAEDHDIDHIVVGNHGRSGVSRVLLGSVAEGIVRRAPAPVTVVR, encoded by the coding sequence ATGGCAATCCTCGTGGCGTACGACGGATCGGAGCCTGCACAGGAGGCCGTCGAACACGCCGTTCGAAACTATCCCGGCGAGGAGATCGTCCTGTTACGAGTCGTCGAGGCGGCGGGAGGATCGACCGGTGCGGGAATGAATCTCGCACGGGAGTTTCTGAAGGAACGACGGACGGAGATCTCGGAGTCGATCGACGAAGACGTCGCGGAGATCGCAGCCGATGACGACGTCGAGTTCAGAACCGAGACGGCCGTCGGAGATCCCGCCCGGGCGATCGTCTCGTTCGCGGAGGACCACGACATCGACCACATCGTCGTCGGAAACCACGGTCGATCTGGCGTCTCTCGCGTTCTCCTCGGCAGCGTCGCAGAAGGGATCGTCCGTCGCGCTCCGGCCCCGGTAACGGTCGTCCGGTGA
- a CDS encoding alpha/beta hydrolase — MTAGSAAGPDDVEGPHQDQPLVAAGTPLEESEAAVVLVHGRGATARSILGMGEEIHEDGVALLAPQAARNEWYPNSFLAPVESNEPGRTSGLRAIADAIDEAVTAGVPTDRVVVLGFSQGACLASEFVARNPRRYGGIVALSGGLIGESVDVEEYAHGTENDATFEGMPAFLGCSDVDPHIPKERVHETTRVLEALSADVTERIYEGMGHGVNEDELAFVSGMIERLVTDE; from the coding sequence ATGACCGCCGGATCGGCCGCCGGTCCGGACGACGTGGAAGGGCCACACCAGGATCAGCCGCTCGTCGCGGCAGGCACGCCACTCGAGGAGAGCGAAGCGGCCGTCGTGCTCGTTCACGGTCGCGGAGCGACCGCCCGAAGCATCCTCGGGATGGGAGAGGAGATCCACGAAGACGGCGTCGCCCTCCTCGCGCCACAGGCGGCACGCAACGAGTGGTATCCGAACTCGTTTCTCGCTCCCGTCGAGTCCAACGAGCCGGGCCGAACCTCGGGATTACGCGCGATCGCGGACGCGATCGACGAGGCCGTGACGGCCGGGGTTCCGACCGACCGCGTCGTCGTGCTCGGTTTTTCGCAGGGTGCCTGCCTCGCGAGCGAGTTCGTCGCCCGAAATCCCCGCCGCTACGGCGGGATCGTCGCCCTGAGCGGCGGCCTCATCGGTGAGTCGGTCGACGTTGAGGAGTACGCGCACGGAACCGAAAACGACGCCACTTTCGAGGGGATGCCCGCGTTCCTCGGCTGCAGCGACGTCGACCCGCACATTCCCAAAGAGCGCGTTCACGAGACGACGCGCGTTCTCGAGGCGCTTTCGGCCGACGTCACCGAACGAATCTACGAGGGCATGGGCCACGGCGTCAACGAGGACGAACTGGCGTTCGTCTCGGGGATGATCGAGCGGCTGGTCACGGACGAATAA
- a CDS encoding VOC family protein: MSEKTNNPITAELPESPFHTTGTDHITIWGSNEEDTVAFYRDLLGMPLVLRQPNLDDPSQTHLFFDTGDGRILTFFVSDDRPSNRRGQRGGVGAVHHLCFSVDPDEYEDVMNALEDAGHRYNVFDRGIFHSIYTNDNNGLVIEISTDKYEIPNDRRAEVLATAQRLREEDGSDYAKDEHLSGAIEELGLEVVKHDLPDASAGVGGVE; this comes from the coding sequence ATGTCAGAAAAAACCAACAATCCGATCACGGCCGAACTGCCAGAGAGTCCGTTCCACACGACGGGGACCGATCACATCACGATCTGGGGGAGCAACGAGGAGGATACCGTCGCGTTCTATCGCGACCTGCTCGGAATGCCCCTCGTCCTTCGACAGCCGAACCTCGACGATCCTTCCCAGACGCACCTCTTTTTCGACACCGGGGACGGTCGCATCCTGACGTTCTTCGTCAGCGACGACCGTCCGTCGAACCGACGCGGCCAGCGCGGGGGCGTCGGAGCGGTCCATCACCTCTGCTTCAGCGTCGATCCCGATGAGTACGAGGACGTGATGAACGCACTCGAGGACGCGGGTCACCGCTACAACGTCTTCGACCGCGGAATCTTCCACTCAATCTACACCAACGACAATAACGGTCTCGTCATCGAGATCAGTACGGACAAGTACGAGATCCCGAACGACCGCCGCGCCGAAGTGCTGGCGACGGCCCAGCGTCTTCGTGAAGAGGACGGTTCGGACTACGCGAAAGACGAACATCTCAGTGGAGCGATCGAGGAACTCGGACTCGAGGTCGTCAAACACGACCTCCCCGACGCGAGCGCGGGGGTGGGCGGCGTCGAATGA
- a CDS encoding NAD(P)/FAD-dependent oxidoreductase, with protein sequence MSNETTASDGERKASVIVVGGGPAGLSAALFTAKNGLETTVFDTDETWMHKAHLFNYLGVGSVGGSEFMATARQQVDDFGVDRRQGEPVTTIEIVDGGFAVETADGIDESDYVVLATGADRKLAEDLGCEFTSTDVVDVGVNMETSVDGVYATGAMIRPEEWQAAIAVGDGAAAALNILSTVRGARFHDFDVPDDAGRVFGEVLAE encoded by the coding sequence GTGAGCAACGAGACGACAGCGAGCGACGGAGAACGAAAAGCGTCGGTGATCGTCGTCGGTGGTGGACCCGCCGGTTTGAGCGCCGCGCTCTTTACGGCGAAAAACGGCCTGGAGACGACGGTGTTCGACACGGACGAGACGTGGATGCACAAGGCCCACCTGTTCAACTATCTGGGCGTCGGATCGGTCGGTGGAAGCGAGTTCATGGCCACTGCGCGCCAGCAGGTCGACGACTTCGGCGTCGATCGACGACAGGGCGAGCCGGTGACTACCATCGAGATCGTCGACGGCGGGTTCGCAGTCGAAACCGCGGACGGGATCGACGAATCCGACTACGTCGTGTTGGCTACCGGTGCCGACCGCAAGCTGGCGGAGGATCTTGGCTGTGAATTTACGTCGACGGACGTCGTAGACGTCGGCGTGAACATGGAAACGAGCGTCGACGGCGTGTACGCCACCGGTGCGATGATCCGTCCGGAGGAGTGGCAGGCAGCGATCGCCGTCGGTGACGGTGCCGCCGCGGCACTGAACATTCTTTCGACGGTTCGCGGCGCTCGGTTCCACGACTTCGATGTTCCCGACGACGCCGGACGCGTCTTCGGTGAAGTACTCGCGGAGTGA
- a CDS encoding AbrB/MazE/SpoVT family DNA-binding domain-containing protein, giving the protein MSDVALDDRGRLTLPKEVRERYGDRYHVVQLPDGVKLVPVADDPLEALRDEFADVEKSVDELREEARNAALDEAGR; this is encoded by the coding sequence ATGTCAGACGTAGCGCTTGACGACCGTGGTCGTCTCACGCTCCCGAAGGAGGTCCGAGAGCGATACGGGGACCGATATCACGTCGTTCAGCTTCCCGACGGTGTCAAACTGGTTCCCGTCGCCGACGACCCGCTCGAGGCCCTCAGGGACGAATTCGCGGACGTCGAAAAATCGGTCGACGAGCTCCGTGAAGAAGCGCGCAATGCAGCGCTCGACGAGGCCGGACGATAG
- a CDS encoding type II toxin-antitoxin system VapC family toxin, giving the protein MYAETDFLLALIKDDDWLGEAAESAYREHRDELWTSQFTLVELLMVAYREDRDTERVVTNAATLVEVRGDVETVVSAATYVEDHGFTPFDALHLVESDGDTIVSSDGTYDDVTPRLDLKTVTEE; this is encoded by the coding sequence ATGTATGCGGAAACCGACTTCCTTCTCGCACTGATTAAGGACGATGACTGGCTCGGCGAGGCCGCCGAGTCGGCGTACCGGGAACACCGTGACGAGTTGTGGACGTCACAGTTCACGCTCGTCGAACTCCTGATGGTCGCCTATCGCGAGGACCGGGACACCGAACGTGTCGTCACGAACGCCGCCACCCTCGTCGAGGTACGTGGTGATGTAGAGACCGTCGTCTCCGCAGCAACCTACGTCGAAGACCACGGGTTCACACCGTTCGATGCGCTCCACCTCGTCGAATCAGACGGTGATACCATCGTTTCTAGCGACGGCACGTATGACGACGTTACACCGCGTCTCGATCTGAAAACGGTCACCGAGGAGTGA
- a CDS encoding replication factor C large subunit, whose product MSDWTEKYRPTTLSEVRGNNKARDTLEEWARGWDDHRKAVIVHGSPGVGKTSAAHALANDLGWPVMELNASDNRQADVIERVAGEASKSGTLTAGESGRRLVILDEADNFHGNADYGGSREVTRLVKDASQPVVLVANEFYDMSQSLRNACETIEFRDVSARSIVPVLRDICRREGVEFDEAALEKIAESTSGDLRSAVNDLQAVAEETDQLTVEDVVTGERDRTEGIFDFLDALIKEENAEGALRASYDVDETPDELLNWIEDNVPKDYHGAELADAYEFLSNADRWLGRVRATQEYSFWRYATDNMTAGVAASRREDKGGWTRYGPPSYWSKLGRTKGTRNTRDAIAERIAERQGTSVATARREILPFLSSMTHHCRNRDLTVRMAATYELDESEVSFVTESGKDTNKVQSIVEDAEALRTRETVEHSGSAFFGGDAANGDGESQAGETERTAGAMEDDDGGSQETLTTASDANEPDGRGNVSDSGSQGNDVDHEQTADSRSQDDDQSGLSDFF is encoded by the coding sequence ATGAGCGACTGGACCGAGAAGTACCGTCCGACCACGCTGTCGGAGGTACGTGGGAACAACAAAGCTCGTGATACGCTCGAGGAATGGGCCAGAGGCTGGGACGACCACCGGAAGGCGGTGATCGTCCACGGGAGCCCGGGTGTGGGGAAAACCTCGGCTGCACACGCGCTCGCCAACGATCTGGGATGGCCGGTGATGGAGCTCAACGCCAGCGACAACCGCCAGGCCGACGTGATCGAGCGTGTTGCAGGCGAGGCCTCGAAAAGCGGTACGCTCACTGCCGGCGAATCGGGACGGCGACTCGTTATTCTGGACGAGGCCGATAACTTTCACGGCAACGCCGACTACGGTGGCTCTCGAGAAGTCACGCGGCTCGTCAAGGACGCGAGCCAGCCGGTCGTACTGGTCGCCAACGAGTTCTACGATATGAGTCAGTCGTTGCGAAACGCCTGCGAAACGATCGAGTTTCGCGACGTCTCGGCGCGGTCGATCGTACCGGTTCTCCGGGACATCTGCAGACGAGAAGGCGTCGAGTTCGACGAGGCGGCGCTCGAGAAGATCGCTGAGTCGACGAGTGGCGACCTGCGCTCTGCGGTCAACGATCTCCAGGCGGTCGCTGAAGAAACCGACCAGCTGACCGTCGAAGACGTGGTTACGGGAGAACGCGATCGGACGGAGGGGATTTTCGACTTTCTCGACGCGCTCATCAAAGAAGAAAACGCCGAGGGGGCGCTTCGTGCGTCATACGACGTCGACGAGACGCCGGACGAACTCCTCAACTGGATCGAGGACAACGTGCCGAAAGATTATCACGGAGCGGAGCTCGCTGATGCCTACGAGTTCCTCTCCAACGCCGACCGCTGGCTCGGCCGTGTTCGGGCCACGCAGGAGTACTCGTTCTGGCGGTACGCGACGGACAACATGACCGCGGGCGTCGCCGCGTCCCGACGCGAGGACAAAGGCGGGTGGACTCGCTATGGTCCGCCGAGTTACTGGTCGAAACTCGGACGAACCAAGGGAACGCGAAACACCCGCGATGCGATCGCTGAGCGTATCGCAGAGCGGCAAGGAACGAGCGTTGCGACGGCACGACGGGAGATATTGCCGTTCCTCTCGTCGATGACCCACCACTGTCGAAACCGTGATCTAACGGTTCGTATGGCGGCGACATACGAGCTGGACGAGAGCGAGGTCTCGTTCGTCACCGAAAGTGGAAAGGACACCAACAAGGTCCAGTCGATCGTCGAAGACGCAGAAGCACTCCGCACGCGAGAGACGGTCGAGCACTCGGGATCGGCGTTCTTCGGGGGCGATGCCGCGAACGGTGATGGAGAAAGCCAGGCGGGAGAGACGGAACGCACAGCAGGTGCCATGGAGGACGACGACGGTGGGAGTCAGGAGACGCTTACGACTGCGAGCGACGCGAACGAACCCGATGGACGAGGGAACGTGTCTGACTCGGGGTCGCAAGGGAACGACGTGGATCACGAACAGACCGCCGACTCGCGTTCACAGGACGACGATCAGTCCGGACTGAGCGATTTCTTCTAA
- a CDS encoding aminotransferase class I/II-fold pyridoxal phosphate-dependent enzyme, which produces MEHRGFDLEDRLATLEKHEQRRTLSPVDRVAERGYFAEPSGGGLPVLESEEALVFASDNYLGLTDDQRVQDAARQAAATVGTGAGSSRPVTGDTMVHHDLERLLAETKSTDRSLTFSSGYAASIGAITALEPDVVFVDERTRASLIDGCRLTDCETVAYDHRDPSSLRSEMETRAEHVEVSTDGGPRTDAGAHESWLIATDSVFEADGSVAPLSELADVAGEFGAWLLVDESDATGLYADGGGIVQADGLEERVHVQVGTFSKALASQGGYVAGSDALIECLISEARPFLSSAGLAPPSAAAASEALHLARHTDLRERLWNNVAHLRDGLKTMGFDAPGDSQILPLAVEDRSDARLLVQGLRDRGVVASLLGHSVTSGDETRVRIAPMASHDEADIVTCLEAFRTVGEDVGLL; this is translated from the coding sequence ATGGAACATCGCGGGTTCGATCTCGAGGACCGGTTGGCGACCCTCGAGAAGCACGAGCAAAGACGGACGCTGTCGCCCGTCGATCGCGTCGCAGAGCGCGGATACTTCGCGGAACCGTCCGGCGGCGGACTCCCGGTTCTCGAGTCCGAAGAGGCGCTGGTGTTCGCTTCGGACAACTACCTCGGGCTGACCGACGACCAGCGGGTTCAGGACGCGGCCAGACAGGCTGCGGCGACGGTGGGGACGGGGGCGGGTTCGAGCCGTCCCGTTACCGGCGATACGATGGTTCATCACGACCTCGAGCGGCTGCTGGCGGAGACGAAATCGACCGACCGCTCACTGACGTTTTCGTCGGGATACGCGGCGAGTATCGGGGCGATCACGGCACTCGAACCCGATGTCGTCTTCGTAGACGAGCGAACTCGCGCGAGCCTGATCGACGGCTGTCGACTTACCGACTGTGAGACCGTAGCGTACGACCATCGTGATCCGTCCAGTCTCCGATCGGAGATGGAAACGAGGGCGGAACACGTCGAAGTGAGCACCGACGGCGGCCCGAGGACCGACGCGGGCGCGCACGAATCGTGGCTGATCGCCACCGATTCCGTCTTCGAGGCGGACGGCTCCGTCGCTCCGCTTTCGGAGCTCGCTGATGTGGCCGGGGAGTTCGGGGCATGGCTTTTGGTCGACGAAAGCGACGCGACGGGCCTCTACGCGGACGGCGGTGGCATCGTTCAGGCCGACGGACTCGAAGAGCGTGTCCACGTCCAGGTTGGAACGTTTTCGAAGGCGCTGGCTAGCCAGGGCGGTTACGTCGCCGGTAGCGACGCGTTGATCGAGTGTCTGATCTCCGAGGCGCGCCCCTTCCTTTCCTCTGCTGGACTGGCACCACCATCGGCCGCTGCGGCAAGTGAGGCGTTACACCTCGCCCGACACACCGACCTCAGAGAACGCCTCTGGAACAACGTCGCCCATCTGCGCGACGGCTTGAAGACGATGGGGTTCGACGCCCCCGGCGATTCTCAGATCCTTCCGCTCGCCGTCGAGGACCGTTCCGACGCCCGGTTGCTCGTTCAGGGGCTTCGTGATCGGGGCGTCGTCGCGTCGCTGCTCGGTCACTCCGTCACGTCCGGCGACGAAACGCGGGTCCGCATCGCGCCGATGGCGTCTCACGATGAAGCGGACATCGTCACCTGTCTCGAGGCCTTCCGGACCGTCGGTGAAGACGTTGGACTGCTGTGA
- a CDS encoding PKD domain-containing protein, whose protein sequence is MTDRVTRRTALLLAGTAGVTALAGCGGPGEEGEADDEPSADDLGEAEPEEDTDESETEEDTDESEENGEPDEETGNGEWADVGEFYFEGRIEAWSGLEPEMIADEDNPTITLIEGQEYDFRWVNADDVVHNLEIRDENDEVVDDYVSDDVGEEGEETTLEGVVASEEMAVYICSYHEAAQAGDIEVETE, encoded by the coding sequence ATGACCGACCGAGTTACCCGACGAACCGCATTGTTGCTCGCCGGAACTGCCGGCGTGACTGCCCTCGCGGGATGTGGGGGACCGGGTGAGGAAGGGGAAGCCGACGACGAACCCTCAGCAGATGATCTCGGTGAGGCTGAACCGGAAGAAGACACTGACGAGTCCGAAACGGAAGAAGACACTGACGAGTCCGAAGAGAATGGCGAACCGGACGAGGAAACCGGTAACGGCGAATGGGCCGACGTCGGGGAGTTCTACTTCGAGGGACGCATCGAAGCCTGGTCCGGCCTCGAGCCGGAGATGATCGCCGACGAAGACAATCCGACGATCACCCTCATCGAGGGGCAGGAGTACGACTTCAGGTGGGTGAACGCCGATGACGTTGTGCACAACCTCGAGATCCGGGACGAGAACGACGAGGTCGTCGACGACTACGTGAGCGACGACGTCGGTGAAGAAGGCGAAGAGACGACGCTCGAGGGCGTCGTCGCATCCGAAGAGATGGCAGTCTACATCTGCTCCTACCACGAGGCAGCGCAAGCCGGTGATATCGAAGTCGAAACCGAGTAG
- a CDS encoding pyridoxal phosphate-dependent aminotransferase — MTIELSERVKTVPPSGIRRFFEIAEERDDVISLGVGEPDFSTPWAARDAAIASLEQGKTSYTANRGKRELRDAISTYVSDRFDLEYDPDEQIIVTAGASEAVDLAFRALVDPGETVAIAQPAYISYEPGVIFAGGEVLSVPTSKGDDFRLTVGALEEAGAADADLLVLCYPNNPTGAIMREDDLEPIAAFAREHGLTVLSDEIYAELTYDGEHVSIATLPGMRERTVVFNGFSKAHAMTGLRLGYALGPTDVIGAMNRIHQYTMLSAPTTAQYAALEALESCHDDVREMVDQYDRRRRFVLSRFREIGMDVFEAKGAFYCFPEVPAGVSATEFAEEVLHEQGVAVVPGDVFGEGGTGHLRVSYATGLEELREALARIETFVEEND; from the coding sequence ATGACGATCGAACTTTCAGAGCGCGTCAAGACGGTCCCGCCGTCGGGAATCCGACGGTTCTTCGAGATAGCCGAGGAACGCGACGACGTCATCTCCCTCGGCGTGGGCGAGCCGGACTTCTCGACGCCGTGGGCGGCACGCGACGCCGCGATCGCCTCCCTCGAGCAAGGGAAAACGTCCTATACCGCAAACCGTGGGAAACGCGAGCTCCGCGACGCCATCTCGACGTACGTCTCCGATCGGTTCGACCTCGAGTACGATCCCGACGAACAGATCATCGTGACCGCCGGAGCGAGCGAAGCGGTCGATCTCGCGTTCCGGGCGCTCGTCGACCCGGGTGAGACGGTCGCGATCGCCCAACCGGCCTACATTTCCTACGAACCGGGTGTGATCTTCGCCGGCGGCGAGGTCCTCTCCGTTCCGACGAGCAAAGGCGACGACTTTCGACTCACTGTCGGAGCCCTCGAGGAAGCAGGCGCTGCGGACGCGGATCTGCTCGTTCTCTGTTATCCCAACAATCCGACGGGTGCGATCATGCGCGAGGACGACCTCGAGCCGATCGCGGCGTTCGCCCGTGAGCATGGTTTGACAGTCCTCTCGGACGAGATCTACGCCGAGTTGACCTACGACGGTGAGCACGTATCGATCGCGACGTTACCGGGCATGCGCGAGCGAACCGTCGTCTTCAACGGCTTCTCGAAGGCCCACGCGATGACCGGTCTCCGTCTGGGCTACGCGCTCGGTCCGACCGACGTCATCGGTGCGATGAACAGGATCCACCAGTACACCATGCTTTCGGCGCCGACTACTGCCCAGTACGCCGCACTCGAGGCCCTCGAATCCTGTCACGATGACGTTCGGGAGATGGTCGATCAGTACGACCGCAGGCGTCGGTTCGTCCTCTCACGGTTCCGTGAGATCGGGATGGACGTCTTCGAGGCCAAGGGCGCGTTCTACTGTTTCCCCGAGGTGCCAGCGGGCGTCAGTGCAACCGAGTTCGCTGAAGAGGTTCTACACGAACAGGGCGTCGCGGTCGTTCCCGGCGACGTGTTCGGTGAGGGCGGTACAGGTCACCTTCGCGTGTCCTATGCAACCGGACTCGAGGAACTTCGGGAAGCGCTGGCGAGAATAGAGACGTTCGTCGAGGAAAACGACTGA
- a CDS encoding Lrp/AsnC family transcriptional regulator, which translates to MSEREVLESLRENARYSTADIARMTDLDESEVDAVIEELEDAGVICGYQPVVDWDKLEDERVRAEVELNVRLDRETGYGDIAERLARFPQVTALRLVSGDYDFDMEVEGDSIREVSQFVSEKVAPVPEITQTVTHYVMTSYKENGIELGNGDEDDRLSFSP; encoded by the coding sequence ATGAGCGAACGCGAGGTGCTCGAGTCCCTTCGTGAGAACGCGCGGTATTCGACGGCTGATATCGCGCGAATGACCGACCTCGACGAGTCGGAGGTCGACGCGGTGATCGAAGAGCTCGAGGATGCAGGCGTGATCTGTGGATATCAGCCGGTCGTCGACTGGGACAAACTGGAAGACGAACGCGTCCGCGCCGAGGTCGAGTTGAACGTCAGACTCGACCGAGAGACGGGATACGGTGACATCGCTGAGCGCCTCGCACGATTCCCACAGGTCACAGCACTGCGGCTGGTCAGCGGCGACTACGACTTCGACATGGAGGTCGAAGGCGACTCCATTCGCGAAGTCTCCCAGTTCGTCAGCGAAAAGGTCGCTCCCGTTCCCGAGATAACCCAGACGGTCACTCACTACGTGATGACCTCCTACAAGGAAAACGGGATCGAACTCGGGAACGGCGATGAGGACGACAGACTCTCGTTCTCGCCCTGA
- a CDS encoding beta-ketoacyl-ACP reductase, translating to MAMDGRTCVVTGSARGIGRGIAQHLGERGANVVINYRSSEEAALEAVDAIETAGGSAVTARADVADRDDVEAMRSVCHDAFGPIDVLVNNAGITADTQFTDMTREEWDRVMDVNLGGMFNCTQTFYDDIWNADEGRLINISSVVGKQGNFGQANYAAAKSGMFGFTRTIALELAQGGSTANCVAPGFTRTDMLEGVPETVLDRIIAGIPLARLADVEDVAAVVRFLASEDSSYVTGEVIDVNGGMDL from the coding sequence ATGGCTATGGACGGACGGACCTGTGTCGTCACCGGGTCGGCCCGCGGTATCGGTCGCGGCATCGCTCAGCACCTCGGAGAGCGCGGCGCGAACGTCGTGATTAACTACCGATCCTCCGAAGAGGCGGCACTCGAGGCGGTCGACGCGATCGAAACGGCTGGTGGGAGCGCGGTGACCGCACGGGCCGACGTCGCAGACCGTGACGACGTCGAGGCGATGCGGTCTGTGTGTCACGATGCGTTCGGTCCGATCGACGTGCTGGTGAACAACGCGGGCATCACGGCCGACACGCAGTTTACCGACATGACTCGCGAGGAGTGGGACCGCGTCATGGACGTCAACCTCGGCGGGATGTTCAACTGCACGCAGACGTTCTACGACGACATCTGGAACGCCGACGAGGGGCGGTTGATCAACATCTCGAGCGTCGTGGGTAAGCAGGGAAATTTCGGACAGGCGAACTACGCCGCTGCGAAAAGCGGTATGTTCGGGTTTACGCGCACGATCGCGCTAGAACTCGCCCAGGGCGGTTCGACCGCGAACTGCGTCGCCCCCGGATTCACCCGGACGGATATGCTCGAGGGCGTCCCGGAAACGGTTCTCGATCGGATCATCGCCGGCATTCCGCTCGCCCGACTGGCCGACGTCGAAGACGTCGCGGCCGTCGTCCGCTTCCTCGCGAGCGAGGATTCGTCGTACGTTACCGGCGAAGTGATCGACGTCAACGGCGGAATGGATCTGTGA